The genome window GATGATCTTGCTGACGTGACGCCGCCCGTTCTCCCCCCAGTACCACATGAAGAACGGGTGGGCCCCATGGTAGGCCGTCCCTCGGCGGTACATCGCGATGTAGCTGGGGTTCATCGCGAACTCCTCCTCGTACTTCTCCCGCAGCACGAATGCATCTCTGGTCTCGGGCAACAGGCGATGGAAGAACTCGATGTAGCTCGGATGGCGCTCAGGGTCGAAATCGTCGTAACAGGGATGACACAGAATCAAGACGCCACCTTTGCGCACCAGAGGTTTTCCCCGGTAGAGGTTGAAGAAGTAGCCTGGCCCCATGACCTGGACGAGCAGCGGGTTCAAGATGGAGTTGACGTTATAGGGCGAGATGTAGGGAACGCCCACGATGAGGATATCGCACTGTCCTTTGACCTTGACGGCGTACTGCTCGAACGAGCGCTCCAGCGTCTTCGCGTGAACCGGGTCGGTCTTCCCCGCGTAGCAGCCGATGAGCTCGTAGGCGGCGGGAATCCGGTGGAAGAAGGCTCGTTTGGCCTCCCGGGGCAGCTTCTCGGTCGCGAAGCGCGTCGCGCGCAGCTTGAGACGATCGAGCTCGGTGAAATCGTCTTCGTTCTTCCCGAGAAAGTCGAGCTCGTCCCGATACATTCGGTTGTTGAGAACGGTCTCGATATGAAAGACGTTCAGGTGCTCGTCGACGAGCCTGCCCATCCGCACGCATTTGTGGTTGAGCTCGGAGCGTTCCGGGTCCATATAACCGTCCGAGTCGATGATCGTCTGCGGCTCGTGGTGGTAAGTTAGACTCCGATAGTCGCACAGTCCCACGGTGACCGACTTGTGTCCTCCGTCCATCGGCACGAGATTGATATTGATGTAGATGACGAGGTCGCTCTCCGCGGCGCGGCGGTTGATCCGCAAATGCTCGTGGTGTGCCGTTTCCCCCAGGCTCGTCAGCCCATCGGGATCCTCGGCGTCGTG of Vicinamibacteria bacterium contains these proteins:
- a CDS encoding lactate racemase domain-containing protein, encoding MPVLRRKLDPATVTIDTDSAPRVIHFGEDFWEEDLPTGTRVIYPKPPIQGLPNPRGAIRYALNHPLGTDPLHAQLRPGMRVTIALDDISLPLPPMATPDIRQTALQIVLEMLSDHGIEDIHIVVANSLHRKMSESEMRRMVGSEIHQAFYPGRYYCHDAEDPDGLTSLGETAHHEHLRINRRAAESDLVIYININLVPMDGGHKSVTVGLCDYRSLTYHHEPQTIIDSDGYMDPERSELNHKCVRMGRLVDEHLNVFHIETVLNNRMYRDELDFLGKNEDDFTELDRLKLRATRFATEKLPREAKRAFFHRIPAAYELIGCYAGKTDPVHAKTLERSFEQYAVKVKGQCDILIVGVPYISPYNVNSILNPLLVQVMGPGYFFNLYRGKPLVRKGGVLILCHPCYDDFDPERHPSYIEFFHRLLPETRDAFVLREKYEEEFAMNPSYIAMYRRGTAYHGAHPFFMWYWGENGRRHVSKIIAAGAENQHVPELLGWERADSLPEAIADARSHLGRSAEITMLHLPPIVIPHVE